The Deltaproteobacteria bacterium region GACGGTGGCCTTGTGCGTCAGGCGGTCGACGGCGGCGGCGATGCCGGCGGCGCTGGGGAAGACCCGGTCCCACTGTCCGAAGCCGAGGGATGTCGTGACCAGGGTGGAGCGTCTGCGGTAGCGCCGCGCGATGATGGTGTAGAGGATGTCGGCGAGGCGGCTGTCGAGATGGACGTAGCCGATTTCGTCGAGGATGAGGAGGCGGGGGCGGGCGAGCACGGTGAGGCGGTGCAGAAGTGCCTGCCGGCTGTCGAGCGCGGCGAGGTCCGCGAGCAGGCCGGGCGCGGTCTCGAACCGCACGGTGTGGCCGCGCAGGAGGGCCTGGTGGGCGATGTTGGCGGCGATCATGGTCTTTCCGGTTCCCTGTCCGCCGACGAGCACGGCATTGTCGGCACGGCTGATGAACTCGAGCGTCATCAGCGTCCTGACGGCCTCGCGGTCGATGTGGCGCGGCCATGTCCAGTCGAAGTCGGCCAGGGGGGTGAAGGCCGGGAGCCGGGCCGCGGCGCGGCGGCGTTCGAAGCTGCGGGCGCGTCGCTCGCGCTCCTCGTGGGTGATGAGATCCTCGAGCCAGTCGGCTTCGGCGATCTCGCCCCAGCGGGCGAGCAGGCCATGCAGGCCGAGAGCGCCGGCGCGGGCCTTGAGC contains the following coding sequences:
- the istB gene encoding IS21-like element helper ATPase IstB, whose translation is MTALKARAGALGLHGLLARWGEIAEADWLEDLITHEERERRARSFERRRAAARLPAFTPLADFDWTWPRHIDREAVRTLMTLEFISRADNAVLVGGQGTGKTMIAANIAHQALLRGHTVRFETAPGLLADLAALDSRQALLHRLTVLARPRLLILDEIGYVHLDSRLADILYTIIARRYRRRSTLVTTSLGFGQWDRVFPSAAGIAAAVDRLTHKATVITIDGDSWRLRHSGT